AGGGAAGAGAGTGGGAAATGGGGAAAACATATTGTCTTCTGTAGCTGGGAAGTTCTAGCATCACAAAAGTGGGACTAATGATCTACGAACCCTTGCTACCTCATAATCAGAAGTCCTTAATCTTTTTGGACTGCATAAATGCACTTCATAATAAAAGTTGTAGACTCTTAGTTCAAAAAATTCAGCTACAAATgaaatttttcttataatttcatCGGTTCACAGGCCTTCTGAAACCCGTTCATGGTTATCTGTTCCAGTGACTCAAGGTAAGAGCCCCTGTGTTATGTAATAGCATGGATTGGTGAATTCAGTGGTGCCTGAATTTGATATGCTAACTGACCTTTGTTATTTAGGTTTGGATATATTGCCTAACTCTCAATTTGTACCATTCATAATTTTTGTGAAAGTCACATTTGACATAAAATAGAAATCCAATAAGTGGTAGCTGTTATCATATTCCTGAAAACCCATATGCTAATAATATGCATGTGTGTTAGtggatttatttcttctcttcctttaaagaaatatataataaaaatatataatatatatgtgcttAATTATATAGAGAAGTGctcattgttaaataaaataaataaatttgtgaaaaagaaaatggggccaagtgcagtggctcacacctatagtcccagtgctctgagaggccaaggcagcaggatcatttgaggctgggagtttgagaccagcctgggcaacatagcaagattccatctctataaaaataaaaataaaaaaaattagccaggcatggtagtgcatgcctatagtcctagctacttaagaggctgaggcaggaggatcacttgaaaggttacagtgagccatgatcatgccaggaGTTCCAGGGTGCGATTAGTCCTATGATCGTgccaaatcaaaaaagaaaataaaaattccgtGAACTTTCCATCATCCAGAGAAATCCAGTGCAAATTGCATAGTCTGTTTTCAATCAATTATCAGCATTTCATGTGTCAGTAACAGTGGTTTATATCATCATTTAAATATGTGCATAATACTGCATTGATTTAATTCCATTATTTATGAAGCCAAGCTCCTGTTGATATAGGCTTTCAgattttaattattgtaattaATGCTGTAATAAATCCCCCTAATACATACGCTTTTAAAAagttgtctttcttttccttataaaacATTTCTGTAGGTAAAATTTCTTATTCAAAGAATGTGCACATTTTATACTTTGAAACCTCACCAAATGTACTCTTGAAAAGTTTAATCAAGTTACATTAGTAATAACAGAACATAGAAACAAAAGTATGGCTAAATCCTGACAACGTAACACACTGTAAATCTTTCCAATCTTTAGCAAAATgatagactgaaaaaaaattcctctttatctgcatttctttgattaaatAGTGATTTTGGATCCTTAGCCTTTATTATTTGATATATTACCTGTTTGTATCTTTtgttccttgttttgtttttgtcttgggGAGAagggagtttatttttatttttcatcttccccCACCAGAGATAATTAGGTATTGGGCATATAAAATTTTTGTCTGGCataaacagttttgtttttcaaatttccaCTTGCTTTTCAAATTTGCTTATGATGATATTTTTtgacataaaagttaaaaaaagatgtCATCTATAATCAAATTTTAAAGTGcagtttctatattttatatcagTCATAGAAAATAATATGGTTTTTCAAGAGAGCACTGTAGGATTTTAGTTTAcacagtataaaaatattttataatgcacATCAATAAcctaataatcatttttaaaagcctaGTCTTGATGTAAGATACTCCTAAATGGAAGGTATTGAGTACCATCAAAGACTTTCCAAAAGTCCCAAACTTTGGACTTGCAGTCTCCTAGAAGGCAGGTTAGTTACCAAAGATAGAACAAAATCTTAAATAAAGAGAACTGGTTTAAAATGTTGATTTACCACTTAGCAATTAGGTGATATGTGGAAAATCAACTCTCTGAGTCTAGATctgttaaatatgttaaaatcatACACATTATCTAATCATAAtgttaattaataaatatttgtttaaagtgttcaatttgttgtgtttttgaaaattttgcaATCACTAtagtttccttcctctctcccttcttctcttccttccatctttcctttccttgtaTCTTTCTGTAATCATACTGCACTTTTTATAGCTTGATTTTAAGCAAAACTTTCTGAAATATGTAATTTATACAAAACTGTTTTGATAAATGCACAAGCTTAAAAATGACTactaatacataaaaattaaattaccagCACTTCGAAGGTCTGAATGTACTTCCTAATCCATTTGCACCTCTTCTGCCTCCCCCACctcttaataattataatattgcaATCCTggaatttgttttactttttttctggttttctttatattttacttaatgtaCATGTTTCTGGAGTGTATAAAATTAAAGTTATATTGACTGtattatctgcatttttaaaaattcaatgttgCTTTATATTTCTGAGATTCACCATATAGTTGGAGTTGATTCATATTTGTTGCTTTTATAGTTTTCCACTATATGAATGTACTGAAattcatttctacatttttttaagcatttctatcattttttatgtgtcttttggtGCACAAATGCCTGAATATGGCTAGAATTTTGGAATTCCTGGATTCCAGACAAAGCAAAATTGTTTCTTAAAATCATGACTACCCTGCCGGtagtgtattattattatttcttattattattatcattttaagacaggatctccctctgtcgcccaggctgaagtgcagtggcatgatcgcagctcactgcagccttgacctccctggcgcAGTCAATCCTCTTGCCTTAACCTCCCTAGTagttaggcatgagccaccatgcctggctaatttttttcatttgttgtagagatggtggggtgtctcactatgttgcccaagctggtctagaactactgagctcaagcaatccctctgcctcagtttcccacaatgctaggattacaggcaatgagccactgtgctaggccTATTTCCTGTATTTTTCATCACTTTGAAGAGTCAGACTTTCTAATTTTTGCCTATTTCATGACTGTCAAATGCCATTGTATTATGGTTTTAACTTACATGTACCTCCTTGTTAGCCATGGTGaacatattttcttatgtttgtggccgaacatttttcttttctgtgaaagaATTCAAACCCTTGGCCAACTTTTaatttggtttccttttttttattgcttcatatcattctttatatattctctaTACTAAAACATGTCAAATATTACAAAAGTCTACAAAGATAAGCTTCCCATTTCTGgtttgtctatttattttctttagggtccacaatgtgtttttaaaattacatgatatttaatCCAACTAAGATAAAATGTTGTGTATGATGAGGCCTAAGGAATCAGTTTTGTTTCcttcaaatgaaaaattaattgccctaaaatcattgatttaaaactctttcctttctttgctaATTGGCAATGCCAGTTCTGACATATATCAATTTTCCATTTATATGCCGGTCACTTTTTGGGCTCTcattctgttctatttatctattgaTCTATTACTGGACAGTTTTACCACAGTTTATAAGTGTTAATAGCTGGTAGAAAATGTCCTCCTAAATCATCTGATAGATTCAGAAGTGTCTTGGTGGTTCTTAGACTTTTGCTGTACCAAAAAAGTTCAGAAACACCTTTAGTTACAAAGAAAATTACTAACTTAATGGGATTTTCATCTAAATTAAATCATTCTGTGGGTCAATGCAGGGAGAACTGACAGTTTTGCAATGCATCTGCTGTTCCACAAAACAgaatatttctacatttattcaggttccctttaatttctttcaataaatatagaTGGTATATACATTGTGTATACATAAAGGTTTGCGCACATTTTGCTAGTTTTATACTAGGAGTATTTCACATTTTTGGTTTCAGCAGTAatgacatcttttaaaaattatgtaatctATGTATTTAAGTCTagtataataaatgaaaatgagttgTGCATAAGAAGcagaaaacttggaaaaatattattatttaaaatattactgctttttctatacttttatgtttttctggtttttctaCCTCAAGAATCTCATCAGTCAATGGTAtcagttttatttcattcttcacagttctctctctcttttttttttttttctggacccTCCAAACTAACTAGAAAGAACAAAAACGAGAATTCTGTttgtatttctgattttaaagaaaatgctttccaagtttTACCATTAAACATGGTCTTGCTTCCATTCCTCCATTCACCATCTTTTTCTTTGGTTGATGATACTAGAAAGGCTAAAAAAGTTCCTTTGAATTTCTAATTTACAAAGAGATTTTATAATTAAGTGCTGGTTATTTTGATAAATGATATTATTCATCTATTGAGGTGATCCTATGTCTGTTAGTGTTATAAATAACATTAGTTGATTTTCTGATTATAAACTATCTTTGAATTCCCACAAAAAGCCAattaagtcatttattttataaacctTTACTGTACAGCTTTATtggttgctagtattttgtttggGATTTTTGCTTCTATGTTTACAAGTAAAATtgtcatataatttttctttctcatattttcctTATCTGCTTGCAGCGCAGTATTAAAGatgatattataaaaatatttggggTGTTGTGTGTTTTTCTCTACACTGGTAGAAATTGAGTAAAACTGGAATTTATTGTTTTCAGATAGATTAATAGAACCCACTTGTAAAATTTTCTGACCTTGGTATTACTTTGGGAAAAGGTTTGGAACTATTGATTCGATTATGTAAATTATTATAGAATTATTCAGAATTGTCTTTTTAGATTGAGTGAATTATGTAGATTTTCTAGGTGTTTGTCCCTCTCATCtaaattttcatctttattaacATAAAGatgataattatatattttgaatattttgaatggCTACTATGTCTGTGGCTgcgttctaatttttttttctaatactgtttatttgtatcttctcttttttttgtggtCAGTCTGGGCGGTGATCGGTCACTTTTTCAGTCTTTAAAATGAACTCACTTTAggcctttatgtttttttcttctagtttatcaatttcttctcatatttattctttcttttcttatgttattcttttttaagtgtatgaatttggatatttaatttgtctaaaaataatttcctctCCTCTAGCCTAAGGatttaataatgtttattttgaCATCAGATCACAAGCATCTTGGTGATTGTGCGGTATTAAAAGAGTAAATAGTATCTTATTGCCATTGTGTTTTTGTCATTGATGCCTATttacaagaatttttaaatttccaaattaaTGTTCTTTTTCCAATTATCTTTTTGCTAATAACTTCGTTGGATTATAAGAATTCCCATTTTTGACATTTGTTGAGATTTGATTTATGGCTATTTATGTGGTCAATATTTGTAAATGTTTCATGTATGCTTAAAAAGAAAGTATATGCTTCAATTGTTGACTGGTACTTTATAAATGTACACTAGACAAGACTGACAATTTTATTgctcaaaattcttttttttttttttttacaggggtTTCTAGACTTTTATTTCCTGGCTCTCATTTCCCCACCATCCcccttttttaaattaagattagAAAATACTCATTAATATCAGCCTTCCTGCCCTTCCCCAAGGTTCTCAGCACCCCCCACCAGCTGGCTCAAGGGACATGGATTTTATTTCTGCACAAAGAGGGACGTGGGGGGAAGGAGATGTATAGCTAAGACCAGAGAAAGCTTGTTAGCCAGGGCTTGGTCTGAAAATCACTCCCCTCTCCCTTTCAGGGGTCAGGCCTAGATTAATCACTTGGCCTTTGATACTAACCACCTCAGGGTTGTTATGTGTTCTGTGtctagttttaaaatgaaaactaaggCTTGTGCTTAACATATGCACACATTTTGAAGACAGACCTGaaatgtgaccttggataagtttATTAACCTCAGTTTTATAAATCTGTATTCACACAGATATAAAGTGCCTAGCCCATCACAGCAGAGCTCTCCATAGTTCAGTGGTTGTACCAGTAAGACATCAGGGATTCTTCAGAAGCCAGCCTTCAGACCTCTCACTGTGTTTTGAGATCATTATTATCAATTTGGATTTAAAAAACAAGGGCCCGGTAAAACCCTTGAAGTCTTCGTCATCTCAGGTTTTAGGGATGCCACTTCCATAAACATGAGTGGTTCACAAGGTCACTGCCCCTAGAAGCAGGCACTGGAAAGAAACAGGCAGCTCTTCATTACCCCAAGCAGAAGCTCTGTCAGCTTGCCCATTGATGGGTTCCATTTGCCTGCGCTTGGAATCCCAGAGAGGAAGAACCACCTTTACTGAAGAAACAGTCCAAAGCCTGGGGCTGGAGTTGGTGGGGCAACTCTTCACTGTGCTTGCACCTGGGCTGGGGCAGGATCCTGAACCTCTCAGGGGCGTAGCCCGCGGAACGTGGTCGGCTTGTTGGTGAAGGGGTGCCACTGGCCCTGGATGCTAGGGTTGTCGGTGTGGAAGGGCTTGCGGATGCGGATCACGTCCAAGCCCGACTGGTCGGCCAGCTTCTGCACCAGCATCGAGATCTCCTCGACCGACTTGCGGTGGATGCTCTCCTCGCGCACAGGCCCGTTAAGGTATTCGGCCACTACTCTGGGCACGCAGCACGGACGCGAGTTTACATATATTAGGACCCCAGGGTTCCGTCGGGCGAAGTCGATCACTTCCCGCTCCACGAACTCCCTGGTGCCGCGAGACCAGGCGCCGTCGCGGCTGACGCTGAAGCTCAGACGCTGCAGCTGCTGCACGTAGCGACGCAGTCCGTTGTGGAGAACACCGGCCAAGAAGCGGCTCGGAGTCCCGCGCGCCGTCATAGCTACAGCTTGGAGCATTGCTCAAAATTCTTTATCCTCACACATTTTCATCTATCGAAGACCGAGAAGGACATTAAAATTTTTCACAGTCATGTATGTTGCATCACTTTTCCCCTcaaaatttgttaatatttgcttCAGATTTCCTCATGCAAAGCTATTAGTGTCATAGAAGTTTCAAATTGTATCATACTTGAAAATGGATCATTATGAGCTGACTATATTTCTTGCTAGTAATACTTtgccttaaagtctattttttcgtGATATTAACATAGCCACACCGGTTTtgcttttttacatttaaatttatttattattttttgttttattttattttttgagacagggtcttgttcttttgcccaggctggagtgccgtgggatgatcacagctcactgcagccttgacctcctgtgctcaagcaatcctcctgcctcagcctcccaagtaggtaggactacaggcatgtgtcactatgcctggctaatttttttttttttttttttgtggtagagatggggtctcattatgttgcccaggctggcctcaaactcctgcgtccaagcaatcctcctgccttggcataccaaagtggtgggattacaggtgtgagttttggtttttgtgtcttttcagcaaatgtttcaatttttaaCCCTTCAGCGTCTTTATGTTTTAAGTGTGTCTCTTATAAAGAACACAGagctagattttctatttttgttcatCCTGACTCTCCCCATTTTTAACTAGAAaagtaataaatttatatttactataattactgatattttattattataatgttATATTATCCCACctcattgtctttctttttcttatatttattatgttcccttattttcttattttcttttttaagtctttttattaATTGAATGTGATAGTAGCCAACCTTCAAGATAGTCTCACTTCTTGGCATCCTCCTCCCTGTGTAAGCCCTTCCCACATCGtaccatttttgttttatgtGATCAACAGAATATGGCTGACATGATGGCATGCCATTTCCAAGAGTTGGTTATAAAAGACATCGCAAGTTCCATCTTGTTGCTTTTTCTCTCATGCACTAAAGAGCCACTCTGGGGAAGCCAACTGCCTGCCACCTTGTGAGCACTCACATGGAGAAgcccatgtggcaaggaactAAGGTCCCTGACCAACAGCTAGCAAGGAACAGAGGCTCTCTGCAAATAGCCAGGTGAGTAATCCTGGAAGCCGATCTCCCGGCCACAGTCAGACCTTCAGATTACTACAACCCTGAGAAACATCTTTAATGCAATCTCGTAAGAAATATAGAGCCAGAACTACACAACTAAGCCACTCCTTAATTCCTGACCCTGATTTATATTAATTCctgatttattatcttatagtttctATAACTGTAAGATAGTATAGTTgtaactgtaagataatacatgtttgttgttttaagcttagTTTTGgtagtaatttgttatataaTAGATAACTAACacaatgtgtctgtgtgtatatacatatgtgtataaatatacatttttcttttatatttcaagATTTTTATCTCATCTACTAGTTTATAAATTGTATAAACTACTGCTACAATTTTAGTCTTTATCCAACAATTATATCacataataattaaaatcagTAAATTTAATAACTAATAAGTCAAAAAAACTTTGTAACACTTTTTGCTTATTCTCTTTTTACTGatatttttatcaaataataattctttcaatacttttttggttttattttattttattttatttttttattattattatactttaggttttagggtacatgtgcacaatgtgcaggtttgttacatatgtatccatgtgccatgttggtttgctgcacccattaacgcgtcatttagcattaggtatatctcctaatgctgtccctcccccctccctccacactacaacagtccccggagtgtgatgttccccttcctgtgtccatgagttctcattgttcaattcctgcctatgagtgagaacatgcggtgtttggttttttgtccttgcgatagtttactgagaatgatggtttccagtttcatccatgtccctacaaaggacatgaactcatcatttttatggctgcatagtattccatggtgtatatgtgccatattttcttaatacagtctatcgttgttggacatttgggttggttccaactctttgctattgtgaatagtgccgcaataaacatacgtgttcatttgtctttatagcagcatgatttatagtcctttgggtatatacccagtaatgggatggctgggtcaaatgatatttctagttctagatccctgaggaatcgccacactgacttccacaatggttgaactagtttacagtcccaccaacagtgtaaaagtgttcctatttctccacatcctctccagcacctgttgtttcctgactttttaatgatggccattctaactggtgtgagatggtatctcactgtggttttgatttgcatttctctgatggtcaatgatgatgagcattttttcatgtgttttttggctgcataaatgtcttcttttgagaagtgcctgttcatgtccttcgcccactttttgatggggttgtttgattttttcttgtaaatttgtttgagttcattgtagattctggatattagccctttgtcagatgaataggttgcaaaatttttctcccattctgtaggttgcctgttcactctgatggtagtttcttttgctgtgcagaagctctttagtttaattagatctcatttgtcaattttggcttttgttgccattgcttttggtgttttagacatgaagtccttgcccacgcccatgtcctgaatggtattgcctaggttttcttgtaggattttaatggttttaggtctaacatttaagtctttaatccatcttgaactaatttttgtataaggtgtaaggaagggatccagtttcagctttctacatatggctagccagttttcccagcaccatttattaaatagggaatcctttccccatttcttgtttttgtcaggtttgtcaaagatcagatagttgtagatatgcggcatcatttctgagggctctgttctgttccattgatctatgtctctgttatgGTAgcagtaccaggctgttttggttactgtagccttgtagtatagtttgaagtcaggtagcgtgatccctccagctttgttcttttggcttaggattgacttggcgatgcgggctcttttttggttccatacgaactttaaagtagttttttccaattctgtgaagaaagtcattggtagcttgatggggatggcattgaatctataaattatgggcagtatggccattttcatgatattgattcttccaacccatgaacatggaatgttcttccatttgtttgtatcctctttgatttcattgagcactggtttgtagttctccttgaagaggtccttcacatcccatgtaagttggattcctaggtattttattctctttgaagcaattgtgaatgggagttcactcatgatttggctctctgtttgtctgtgattggtgtacaagaatgcttgtgat
The nucleotide sequence above comes from Symphalangus syndactylus isolate Jambi chromosome 3, NHGRI_mSymSyn1-v2.1_pri, whole genome shotgun sequence. Encoded proteins:
- the LOC129479857 gene encoding large ribosomal subunit protein mL43-like; this translates as MLQAVAMTARGTPSRFLAGVLHNGLRRYVQQLQRLSFSVSRDGAWSRGTREFVEREVIDFARRNPGVLIYVNSRPCCVPRVVAEYLNGPVREESIHRKSVEEISMLVQKLADQSGLDVIRIRKPFHTDNPSIQGQWHPFTNKPTTFRGLRP